The Arachis hypogaea cultivar Tifrunner chromosome 16, arahy.Tifrunner.gnm2.J5K5, whole genome shotgun sequence genome contains a region encoding:
- the LOC112754704 gene encoding uncharacterized protein yields the protein MRSPTLNSDNFFFLILTLTIFCQQQNHFNTASTQNDGNSSLRSGSGGGDLRRSFCFSHSSPWHVKLVKMSTDDFDGQILAEKLLKLNNSQQSIETLSRWCISHRKKAREIVETWDKLFNGSQKEQRVSFLYLANDILQNSRRKGSEFVNEFWKVLPGSLRSVYESGDEQGRKAVTRLVDIWEERKVFGSRGQGLKDEIMGTRGQGLKDEIMGKSPPPSSTSNGKSSNSIKMVKRDAHSVRIKLAIGCLPEKILTAYQAVLDENTSEEAALNKCDAAVRDMGKLVEDVENMLAQGNQLGSTLMNDLQEQEKELKQYMEQLENAEAARISLLSQLKDALLEQESRQDIVRSQLLVARGQIEKAAGIRKRLNQTAEATLPPVQLNTTTTSQPTYAQQSMSFASFQTTEDDNKKAAAAAVAAKLAASTSSAQMLTSVLSSLVAEEAASMNGGLSSTGFASGLFNPEKRPKLEKPMSVTDVNSSDIASSSFFSALQQPSAINMSSVGLQTMSQANQLQPTFASAPTPPPHSPANPPSNQYVQSTGLMVGGAVPYVYGSVNLPPPPPLPPHVAMGLSVPSSQPPQQQPQSSPGGFYRPSSIGFYGQSHPSTPPPVPRQ from the exons ATGAGGAGCCCGACACTGAACTCAGATAATTTTTTCTTTCTCATCCTCACCCTCACTATTTTCTGCCAACAGCAAAACCACTTCAACACAGCATCAACACAAAACGACGGAAACTCCTCTCTCCGCAGCGGCAGCGGCGGCGGCGATTTACGGCGGTCTTTCTGCTTCTCCCATTCCTCACCTT GGCATGTGAAACTTGTCAAAATGAGCACCGACGATTTTGATGGACAGATATTAGCAGAGAAGTTGTTGAAACTCAACAATTCGCAGCAAAGCATTGAAA CACTATCCCGATGGTGTATTTCCCATCGCAAGAAGGCAAGGGAAATTGTTGAAACATGGGATAAATTGTTCAATGGTTCCCAGAAAGAGCAGCGTGTCTCTTTTCTGTACTTGGCTAATGACATCTTGCAAAATAGTAGGCGAAAGGGAAGTGAGTTCGTAAATGAATTCTGGAAAGTTCTTCCTGGATCTCTGAGAAGTGTTTATGAAAGTGGTGATGAACAAGGAAGGAAAGCTGTGACGAGACTC GTTGACATATGGGAGGAGAGGAAGGTTTTTGGTTCCCGAGGTCAGGGTCTTAAGGATGAAATTATGGGTACGCGAGGTCAGGGTCTTAAGGATGAAATTATGGGTAAGAGTCCACCTCCATCCTCTACAAGCAATGGAAAGAGTTCAAATTCTATTAAGATGGTGAAGAGAGATGCCCACTCAGTGAGAATT AAACTGGCTATTGGGTGTTTGCCTGAAAAAATACTGACAGCTTATCAGGCTGTTCTCGATGAAAATACCAGTGAGGAAGCTGCCTTAAACAAGTGTGATGCTGCTGTACGAGATATGGGTAAACTTGTTGAAGATGTTGAGAATATGTTGGCTCAAG GGAACCAACTGGGATCCACTTTGATGAATGACTTGCAAGAGCAGGAAAAGGAGCTTAAACAATATATGGAGCAGCTTGAAAATGCTGAGGCTGCGAGGATTTCTTTGCTTTCTCAGCTTAAAGATGCACTGCTGGAACAA GAATCAAGGCAAGATATTGTTCGCAGCCAGTTGCTG GTCGCCCGGGGACAAATTGAGAAAGCAGCTGGTATTCGGAAGCGGCTTAACCAAACTGCAGAAGCCACTCTACCACCAGTGCAATTAAACACCACCACCACTTCTCAGCCTACCTATGCCCAACAATCTATGTCATTTGCTTCATTCCAAACTACGGAAGATGATAACAAGAAGGCTGCAGCTGCTGCTGTTGCTGCTAAGCTTGCTGCATCTACATCCTCTGCCCAAATGCTTACCTCAGTTCTCTCTTCTCTTGTAGCTGAAGAAGCTGCCTCCATGAATGGTGGCTTAAGTTCTACTGGATTTGCATCAGGATTATTCAACCCTGAGAAAAGACCTAAACTTGAGAAACCTATGTCTGTTACTGATGTTAACTCTTCTGACATTGCGAGCTCTTCCTTTTTCTCCGCTCTACAACAGCCATCAGCCATAAACATGTCATCGGTCGGCTTGCAAACCATGTCTCAAGCCAATCAACTACAACCGACATTTGCTTCAGCACCCACACCCCCGCCTCATTCTCCTGCAAATCCACCATCAAATCAATATGTCCAATCAACAGGTTTGATGGTTGGGGGAGCAGTACCTTATGTTTATGGATCGGTTAACCTACCgcctccacctcctttgcctccgCATGTGGCTATGGGGTTGTCAGTGCCCAGCTCTCAACCCCCACAGCAGCAACCACAGTCATCACCAGGAGGATTTTACAGGCCATCTAGCATAGGATTTTATGGGCAAAGCCACCCATCAACGCCACCACCAGTACCTAGGCAGTGA